The following proteins are encoded in a genomic region of Miscanthus floridulus cultivar M001 unplaced genomic scaffold, ASM1932011v1 fs_211_3_4, whole genome shotgun sequence:
- the LOC136530811 gene encoding uncharacterized protein: MRLSLRDRIRKRREEEDDDMMLFIFPALYLMSSTRGGERKKRHTSEETGEVKVRRLLKGHVKNCQVAFRMEPHIFRELATYLRRKRLVDTRITVEKLGFLLYMLSHNASYEDLQVFFGHNNDTFHHHINHFFKVVILALSRRYLQAPDPNQVHQKIQDNPRFYPFFKNCLGAIDGTHIPISIASEKASPFRNRKGTLSINVMVSCDFDLNITFISSGWEGSATNSRVLRSAMSKGFQVPLGKFYLVDGGYANTPSFLAPYRGVRYHLKEFGAGHRRPQNPKELFNHRHALLRNHVERALGVLKKRFPILKVATFHMLEKQVKIPIAAAIFHNLIRLLHGDEEWLDHQPDNIPPSTFVVVPSGDQMNDLNVGSVQGNARLVSYLTALVGKGSPKLNMITRGSPKMHKFLATTSAIKKKASPKCRKAKKNGGSPKVVKQRADWNPALEKSLVDILHEYKDSGYRGDNGWNSKGWNKMVKEFHLRNKYANYTKSQIQDKEGKLWESFMMGGGNDDQETFDWTKCLDT, encoded by the exons ATGCGTCTCTCACTGCGAGATCGTATTAGAaagaggagggaggaagaagacgatgacaTGATGCTATTTATTTTCCCCGCCTTATATCTTATGAGTTCTACTAGAGGGGGAGAAAGGAAGAAACGTCATACTTCGGAAGAAACAGGCGAGGTTAAAGTTCGTAGACTCCTCAAGGGACATGTCAAGAACTGTCAAGTTGCATTTAGGATGGAACCACACATCTTTAGAGAATTGGCAACTTATCTTAGAAGGAAAAGGCTTGTTGATACTAGGATCACGGTGGAGAAGTTGGGTTTCCTCCTATACATGTTAAGTCACAATGCCTCGTATGAGGATCTCCAAGTGTTCTTTGGGCACAACAATGACACCTTCCATCATCACATTAACCACTTCTTCAAGGTGGTCATTCTTGCACTCTCTCGCCGTTACCTTCAAGCTCCCGATCCTAATCAAGTGCATCAAAAAATCCAAGACAATCCTAGATTCTATCCATTTTTCAAGAATTGTCTAGGTGCCATTGATGGAACTCATATTCCTATTTCCATAGCCTCTGAGAAAGCTTCTCCTTTTAGAAATAGGAAGGGCACACTAAGCATTAATGTGATGGTGTCATGTGATTTCGATCTCAACATTACTTTCATTTCTAGTGGATGGGAGGGATCGGCTACAAATTCCAGAGTGCTGCGATCAGCTATGAGCAAGGGCTTCCAAGTACCTCTAGGCAAATTCTATCTGGTTGATGGAGGGTATGCGAATACTCCATCTTTCCTTGCTCCATATCGAGGAGTtcgataccatttgaaagaatttgGGGCTGGACATCGAAGGCCGCAGAACCCAAAGGAGCTCTTCAACCACCGCCACGCACTACTGAGGAACCATGTGGAAAGGGCTTTGGGGGTGCTTAAGAAGCGCTTCCCCATTCTGAAAGTTGCCACGTTCCACATGTTGGAAAAACAAGTAAAGATACCTATAGCTGCTGCCATCTTCCATAATCTAATCCGATTACTTCATGGAGATGAGGAATGGTTAGATCATCAGCCGGATAATATCCCTCCAAGTACCTTTGTTGTTGTGCCAAGTGGTGATCAAATGAATGACCTAAATGTGGGTTCAGTACAAGGCAACGCTAGGCTTGTGTCATATTTGACAGCGTTGGTTGGAAAAGGCTCCCCAAAGTTGAACATGATTACAAGGGGGTCGCCAAAGATGCATAAGTTCCTGGCTACAACAAGTGCTATTAAAAAGAAGGCTTCTCCTAAATGCAGGAAGGCAAAGAAGAATGGAGGTTCTCCGAAAG TAGTAAAGCAAAGAGCGGACTGGAATCCAGCCCTTGAGAAGTCCCTGGTAGACATTCTCCATGAGTATAAAGATAGTGGCTACAGAGGTGACAACGGTTGGAACTCTAAAGGGTGGAATAAGATGGTGAAGGAGTTCCATCTGAGGAACAAGTATGCCAACTACACAAAGAGTCAGATTCAAGACAAAGAAGGGAAGCTTTGGGAGAGCTTTATGATG GGAGGAGGCAATGATGATCAAGAAACATTCGATTGGACAAAGTGCCTGGACACTTGA